The following are encoded together in the Bradyrhizobium sp. CCGUVB1N3 genome:
- a CDS encoding TetR/AcrR family transcriptional regulator produces the protein MSRVRTRPTRDDTRDKLFEAAAHVFEDQGIGGASIDAIATAAGFTRGAFYSNFNSKDELIIAMLEDHVEQSIRRNLDLLAQHTDLDDFIAALRSMERNRRDPLGRSPLLHMEMILYVARAEKRRPELAKRLRARRKLVADIVQGAQVRGTNKVQDPSWAAAVVLALEDGFRLHRLIDPETTPADSFLRAISDLRRAMGLSSV, from the coding sequence ATGTCAAGAGTGAGGACCAGGCCGACCAGGGACGACACCCGCGACAAGCTGTTCGAGGCGGCCGCGCACGTGTTCGAGGACCAGGGCATCGGCGGCGCCAGCATCGATGCGATCGCCACTGCTGCCGGCTTCACGCGCGGCGCGTTCTATTCGAACTTCAACAGCAAGGACGAACTGATCATCGCCATGCTCGAGGACCATGTCGAGCAGTCGATCCGGCGCAATCTCGACCTGCTCGCGCAGCATACCGATCTCGACGATTTCATTGCGGCGCTGAGGTCGATGGAGCGCAACCGGCGCGATCCGCTCGGCCGCTCCCCGCTCCTGCACATGGAGATGATCCTCTACGTGGCGCGCGCCGAGAAGCGCAGGCCCGAGCTTGCCAAGCGCCTGCGCGCGCGGCGCAAGCTGGTCGCCGATATCGTGCAGGGCGCGCAAGTCCGCGGCACGAACAAGGTGCAGGACCCGTCCTGGGCCGCCGCCGTAGTGCTGGCGCTAGAAGACGGTTTCCGCCTGCACCGGCTGATCGATCCCGAGACCACGCCGGCCGACAGTTTCCTGCGCGCCATCAGCGATCTTCGCCGCGCGATGGGGCTTTCGTCAGTCTAG
- a CDS encoding adenylate/guanylate cyclase domain-containing protein produces the protein MFTFRIAITAAVIAFIAALTASLVFTELATFHAVARAAASAAMDAASANTLSRLEAEVSGLSAVVDVLSSNPSFADSDDRGEEDSAIVLFRAALHKLPQADSFYVGYENGCWLQVRRVDVLSPVEREKLGAPPEAVYNVNLVRPTSDGALPMRRIFEDEEGNKTGQLDLRDYGYDPRKRVWYRDTMQAGSAVVSAPYASFSIGTAMITLSAPLRGHVRGVIAADLKLDKFSELVHGQRPGEHGTAIIFDSFGVLIAHPDFARLVEDARKHPSRPQLPEIWEIRTGLVGAVMRTWDGRGQLEGSMRGEDGRDYLFRLQKFSQGGGYSGYSLLFAAEDDFAQNVRKLQIRGIVIALIVGGCFVPAAWVFGGQMSASLKRITAQASRLQTLAAPRDAPVTSNIAEINELGRTMAVARRSISSFARFVPKDIVRGIVDGSISTELGGMRREVTILFTDVTNFTGIAEAADPDSLMRQTSRHFAALTEAFLAQGGTVDKFIGDSVMVFWNAPQLQPDHVERACRAALSAKAASDALNAQFEAEGLPPFVVRLGIHFGDAVVGNVGSTERMNYTVLGNSVNLAARLEGLNKGYGTTILVSEAVYTRVEQRFRFELIASVTAKGMTTETRVYELIEAVA, from the coding sequence ATGTTCACGTTCAGGATCGCAATCACAGCGGCCGTGATAGCCTTCATCGCAGCTCTGACCGCATCTCTGGTATTCACCGAACTCGCGACTTTTCATGCGGTAGCAAGAGCAGCGGCGTCCGCCGCAATGGACGCCGCCAGTGCCAACACCCTTAGCCGCCTCGAGGCAGAGGTCTCGGGACTGAGTGCCGTCGTTGACGTGCTGTCATCAAATCCCTCTTTCGCCGACTCCGATGACAGGGGTGAGGAAGATAGTGCGATCGTTCTCTTCAGAGCCGCTCTACACAAGCTGCCACAGGCGGATAGCTTCTATGTCGGGTACGAAAACGGTTGCTGGCTTCAAGTCCGGCGCGTTGACGTCCTAAGCCCGGTGGAGCGTGAAAAGTTAGGGGCACCCCCCGAGGCCGTCTACAATGTCAACTTGGTCCGGCCGACCTCCGACGGAGCACTACCGATGCGCCGAATCTTCGAAGACGAGGAAGGCAACAAGACCGGCCAGCTCGATTTGCGGGACTATGGTTACGACCCACGGAAGCGAGTCTGGTATCGTGATACGATGCAGGCGGGTAGCGCTGTTGTCTCGGCGCCGTATGCTTCGTTCAGCATTGGCACAGCGATGATCACCTTGAGCGCCCCTCTGCGTGGGCACGTCCGCGGTGTCATTGCCGCCGACCTCAAGCTTGATAAGTTCAGCGAGTTGGTCCACGGGCAACGCCCCGGGGAGCACGGAACAGCCATCATCTTCGACTCGTTCGGCGTACTTATCGCCCACCCGGACTTCGCCCGGCTCGTGGAGGATGCGAGGAAGCATCCCTCGCGTCCGCAGCTCCCCGAAATTTGGGAAATCCGGACCGGACTGGTCGGCGCGGTCATGCGGACATGGGACGGCCGCGGGCAGTTGGAAGGCAGCATGCGGGGCGAAGATGGACGAGATTACCTCTTTCGCTTGCAGAAATTTTCTCAAGGAGGCGGATACAGCGGCTACTCTCTGTTGTTTGCGGCTGAAGACGATTTTGCGCAGAACGTACGAAAGCTGCAGATTAGAGGAATAGTCATTGCCTTGATCGTAGGTGGCTGCTTCGTGCCCGCGGCCTGGGTCTTCGGCGGCCAAATGTCGGCTTCGCTGAAACGGATAACCGCCCAGGCAAGCAGACTCCAAACGTTAGCGGCGCCCCGCGATGCTCCTGTCACATCGAACATCGCAGAGATCAACGAACTCGGCAGGACGATGGCGGTTGCCCGGCGCAGCATCTCGTCATTCGCTCGTTTTGTCCCGAAGGATATCGTCAGAGGAATCGTTGATGGCTCGATTTCCACCGAGCTCGGCGGAATGAGGCGGGAGGTGACCATCCTGTTTACCGACGTCACGAATTTTACCGGGATCGCCGAAGCGGCCGACCCTGACAGTTTGATGCGCCAAACGTCGCGCCATTTCGCCGCGTTGACGGAAGCGTTTCTTGCCCAAGGCGGGACCGTGGACAAGTTCATCGGGGACTCGGTGATGGTATTTTGGAACGCTCCCCAATTGCAGCCCGATCATGTCGAGCGGGCTTGCCGGGCCGCCCTTTCGGCCAAGGCGGCGAGCGACGCGCTCAATGCTCAATTCGAGGCCGAGGGGCTGCCCCCGTTCGTCGTTCGCCTTGGAATCCATTTCGGGGATGCCGTGGTGGGAAATGTCGGTTCAACGGAACGCATGAACTATACGGTACTGGGCAACAGCGTGAATCTTGCTGCTCGCCTCGAAGGGCTCAACAAGGGGTATGGGACGACGATCCTTGTCAGCGAGGCCGTGTACACGCGGGTCGAGCAGCGCTTTCGTTTTGAGCTCATCGCCTCGGTAACCGCCAAGGGGATGACGACGGAAACGCGCGTCTACGAGTTGATCGAAGCAGTCGCGTAA
- a CDS encoding cytochrome P450 encodes MNEHTQPAASDPLFNPLAPDFIRDPYPHYERLRAVDPMHVTPFGSFLASRHAEVSLVMRDKRFGKDFVERSKRRYGPKIMEEPVFRSMSHWMLQADPPDHTRLRGLVVKAFTARRVEDMRPRIQEIVDQTLDEVIDRGQMDLIEDFAFRLPVTIICDMLGIPEDHREVFYKGSRDGGRLLDPVPLSPEEIRQGNAGNLMAQMYFQQLFELRRRNPGEDLTTQLVQAEEDGHKLTNEELTANIILLFGAGHETTVNLIGNGLLALHRNPDQLALLKARPELIGNAIEEFLRYDSSVQMTGRVTLEDIDDLGGKRIPKGETVLCLLGSANRDPAVYPDRPDRLDIVRENVRPVSFGGGIHFCLGAQLARIEAEIAINTLLRRLPDLRIDDVETPEWRPTFVLRGLKRLPASWQR; translated from the coding sequence ATGAACGAGCATACGCAGCCGGCGGCAAGCGATCCGCTGTTCAATCCGCTGGCCCCCGACTTCATCAGGGATCCCTATCCCCATTACGAGCGGCTGCGCGCGGTCGATCCGATGCATGTGACCCCGTTCGGTTCCTTTTTGGCGAGCCGACATGCCGAGGTGAGCCTCGTGATGCGCGACAAGCGCTTCGGCAAGGATTTCGTCGAGCGCAGCAAGCGCCGCTACGGTCCGAAGATCATGGAGGAGCCAGTCTTCCGCAGCATGAGCCACTGGATGCTGCAGGCCGATCCGCCCGACCACACCCGCCTGCGCGGTCTGGTCGTGAAAGCTTTCACCGCGCGCCGGGTCGAGGACATGCGGCCGCGGATCCAGGAGATCGTCGACCAGACGCTCGACGAGGTGATCGATCGCGGGCAGATGGACCTGATCGAGGATTTTGCCTTCCGCCTGCCGGTCACGATCATCTGCGACATGCTTGGCATTCCCGAAGACCATCGCGAGGTCTTCTACAAGGGCTCGCGCGACGGCGGACGGCTGCTGGATCCCGTGCCCCTCTCTCCGGAAGAGATCCGCCAGGGCAACGCCGGCAACCTGATGGCGCAGATGTACTTCCAGCAGCTCTTCGAGCTGCGCCGCCGCAATCCGGGCGAGGACCTCACCACCCAGCTCGTGCAGGCCGAGGAAGACGGCCACAAGCTGACCAATGAGGAACTGACAGCCAACATCATCCTGCTGTTCGGCGCCGGCCACGAGACCACCGTCAATCTGATCGGCAACGGCTTGTTGGCCCTGCACCGCAATCCGGACCAGCTCGCGCTGCTCAAGGCCCGACCGGAGCTGATCGGCAACGCGATCGAGGAGTTCTTGCGCTACGATTCCTCGGTGCAGATGACCGGGCGCGTCACGCTGGAGGATATCGACGATCTCGGCGGCAAGCGGATCCCCAAGGGCGAGACCGTGCTGTGCCTGCTGGGCTCGGCCAACCGCGATCCGGCCGTCTACCCTGATCGCCCCGACCGCCTGGACATCGTCAGGGAGAACGTCAGGCCGGTGTCGTTCGGCGGCGGCATCCATTTCTGCCTGGGCGCCCAATTGGCGCGCATCGAGGCCGAGATCGCCATCAACACCCTGCTCAGGCGGCTGCCGGACTTGCGGATCGACGACGTCGAGACCCCCGAATGGCGGCCGACCTTCGTCCTGCGCGGCCTGAAGCGGCTGCCGGCGAGCTGGCAGCGTTAA